One Anolis carolinensis isolate JA03-04 chromosome 4, rAnoCar3.1.pri, whole genome shotgun sequence DNA window includes the following coding sequences:
- the LOC100559458 gene encoding flavin-containing monooxygenase 5 — MAKKRVAIIGAGSSGLCGIKCCLDEGLEPVCFESSNDIGGLWRFKEIPEEGRASIYNSVIINTSKEMMCFSNFPIPDDYPNYMHNSKILDYFRLYAKHFDLLKYIHFKTAVRSVTRRPDFSSTGQWDVVTETDGKQESSVFDAILVCTGHHTNAHMPLDSFPGIRKFKGGYFHSRDYKSPDEFTGKRVIVIGIGNSGGDLAVEISRKAKQVFLSTRRGAWIINRVGDDGYPADVVLTSRYNNIRKQFFTDSMLNQWIENRLNARFNHSHYGLKPKHRFLSQHPTVNDDLPNCIISGKVLVKPNVSEFTETAAIFEDGSKEEDIDFVVFATGYSFSFPFLGNCVRVIENNITLYKYVFPPHLEKPTLAFIGLVQPLGAIMPISELQARWATHVFKGDATLPPISDMTADITMKQVLMEKRYVKSQRHTIQVDYIDYMDELASSLGVKPNVWSLLLTDPKLAWEVIFGPCTPYQYRLQGPGKWNGARKAILTQHDRVLKPLRTRPTDDSKNALVPLWLKMVGLLVLFAALFAHF, encoded by the exons ATGGCAAAGAAGAGAGTGGCCATTATAGGTGCTGGCAGCAGTGGACTTTGTGGCATCAAATGTTGTTTGGATGAAGGCCTGGAGCCTGTGTGCTTTGAAAGCAGCAATGATATCGGAGGACTCTGGAGGTTCAAA GAGATTCCTGAGGAAGGCCGGGCCAGCATTTACAACTCTGTAATCATCAACACCTCCAAAGAGATGATGTGTTTCAGCAACTTTCCCATCCCTGATGATTATCCTAACTATATGCACAACTCAAAGATCCTAGACTATTTCCGGTTGTATGCTAAGCACTTTGATCTTCTGAAATACATCCACTTCAAA ACTGCTGTGCGCAGTGTAACAAGGCGTCCAGATTTCTCTAGCACTGGCCAGTGGGATGTTGTCACAGAAACTGATGGGAAACAGGAGTCATCTGTCTTTGATGCAATTTTGGTATGCACTGGCCACCACACCAATGCACATATGCCACTGGACTCCTTCCCAG GGATAAGAAAATTCAAAGGGGGCTATTTTCACAGTCGTGATTACAAGAGCCCTGATGAATTTACCGGAAAAAGAGTAATTGTGATTGGCATCGGGAATTCCGGCGGGGATCTTGCTGTGGAGATAAGCCGCAAAGCAAAACAG GTCTTCCTCAGCACTCGCCGAGGGGCATGGATAATCAATCGTGTTGGTGATGATGGCTACCCTGCAGATGTGGTACTTACTTCCCGATATAATAACATACGGAAACAATTCTTCACCGACTCCATGTTAAATCAGTGGATTGAGAATAGACTGAATGCCCGATTCAACCATTCCCATTATGGCTTGAAACCTAAACACAG aTTTCTGAGTCAGCATCCAACTGTCAATGATGACCTCCCAAATTGCATCATTTCAGGAAAAGTGTTGGTAAAACCAAATGTCTCTGAATTTACTGAAACTGCTGCCATTTTTGAAGACGGCTCTAAAGAAGAGGATATAGATTTTGTTGTCTTTGCCACTGGGTACagtttctcttttccctttcttgGGAACTGTGTAAGAGTCATTGAGAATAATATCACTCTCTATAAATATGTCTTCCCTCCTCATTTGGAGAAACCTACACTGGCTTTCATTGGTCTTGTCCAACCCCTGGGTGCCATTATGCCCATTTCTGAACTGCAAGCTCGCTGGGCCACACATGTGTTTAAGG GTGATGCTACATTACCACCAATAAGCGATATGACGGCTGATATTACAATGAAGCAAGTACTCATGGAAAAAAG GTATGTGAAAAGCCAGCGCCACACCATACAAGTAGACTACATCGATTACATGGATGAATTGGCTTCTTCATTAGGAGTGAAGCCCAACGTTTGGTCTCTCCTTCTGACGGACCCCAAGTTGGCCTGGGAAGTGATCTTTGGACCATGCACCCCATATCAGTACCGTCTGCAAGGACCGGGGAAATGGAATGGCGCCAGGAAAGCAATCTTGACCCAGCATGACCGGGTTCTGAAGCCCTTGCGAACAAGGCCCACTGATGACTCAAAGAATGCCTTGGTGCCCCTTTGGTTAAAGATGGTTGGCCTTCTTGTTCTCTTTGCTGCATTATTTGCTCATTTTTAA
- the plpp6 gene encoding polyisoprenoid diphosphate/phosphate phosphohydrolase PLPP6 isoform X3 has protein sequence MPSPRSSPKSSHERRAHGNKLEFISLTSMRNPGPPESPSRRREGTASTGPPQALPEEDCMKLNPSFVDIALRSLLAIDLWASKKLGVCAGESSSWGSVRPLMIVVEISGHGIPWLAGTLYGLCRSGSSAGREVLLNLLFALVLDLILVAAAKGLVKRRRPAHNKMDMFATISVDKYSFPSGHATRAALVCRFILHHLVLALPLRVLVVLWVFIVGISRVMLGRHNVTDVIFGLLMGYMQYSMVEYFWLSPVTAPILFMLWS, from the exons ATGCCCAGCCCGCGAAGTAGCCCAAAGAGTAGTCATGAGAGACGGGCTCATGGCAACAAGCTGGAATTCATATCGCTGACAAGTATGAGGAACCCAGGCCCTCCAGAAAGTCCATCTCGTCGCAGGGAAGGCACAGCCAGCACGGGGCCTCCACAGGCCCTGCCTGAAGAAGATTGCATGAAACTGAACCCATCTTTTGTGGATATTGCCCTGCGCTCTTTGTTGGCCATTGATCTTTGGGCCTCTAAAAAGCTTGGGGTGTGTGCTGGAGAGAGTTCTTCTTGGGGCAGTGTCCGTCCTCTCATGATAGTCGTAGAGATCTCCGGACATGGCATTCCTTGGCTAGCTGGCACACTCTATGGGCTTTGTAGAAGTGGGAGCTCAGCAGGCCGTGAGGTGCTGCTCAACTTGCTTTTTG CGCTGGTGCTCGATCTAATTTTGGTGGCGGCAGCAAAAGGACTGGTAAAACGAAGGCGTCCGGCCCACAACAAGATGGACATGTTTGCCACTATCTCCGTGGATAAATACTCATTCCCATCAGGCCATGCTACCAGAGCTGCTTTAGTTTGCAGATTTATTCTACACCATCTTGTGCTAGCCCTCCCTCTGCGTGTGCTGGTTGTGCTTTGGGTTTTCATAGTGGGAATCTCCCGGGTCATGCTGGGAAGACACAATGTGACAGATGTTATCTTTGGGCTACTAATGGGCTACATGCAGTACAGCATGGTGGAGTATTTCTGGCTGTCTCCAGTCACTGCCCCTATTCTCTTTATGTTGTGGAGTTGA
- the plpp6 gene encoding polyisoprenoid diphosphate/phosphate phosphohydrolase PLPP6 isoform X2: MNKCSCISAIMPSPRSSPKSSHERRAHGNKLEFISLTSMRNPGPPESPSRRREGTASTGPPQALPEEDCMKLNPSFVDIALRSLLAIDLWASKKLGVCAGESSSWGSVRPLMIVVEISGHGIPWLAGTLYGLCRSGSSAGREVLLNLLFALVLDLILVAAAKGLVKRRRPAHNKMDMFATISVDKYSFPSGHATRAALVCRFILHHLVLALPLRVLVVLWVFIVGISRVMLGRHNVTDVIFGLLMGYMQYSMVEYFWLSPVTAPILFMLWS, encoded by the exons atgaacaag TGCAGCTGTATCAGTGCCATTATGCCCAGCCCGCGAAGTAGCCCAAAGAGTAGTCATGAGAGACGGGCTCATGGCAACAAGCTGGAATTCATATCGCTGACAAGTATGAGGAACCCAGGCCCTCCAGAAAGTCCATCTCGTCGCAGGGAAGGCACAGCCAGCACGGGGCCTCCACAGGCCCTGCCTGAAGAAGATTGCATGAAACTGAACCCATCTTTTGTGGATATTGCCCTGCGCTCTTTGTTGGCCATTGATCTTTGGGCCTCTAAAAAGCTTGGGGTGTGTGCTGGAGAGAGTTCTTCTTGGGGCAGTGTCCGTCCTCTCATGATAGTCGTAGAGATCTCCGGACATGGCATTCCTTGGCTAGCTGGCACACTCTATGGGCTTTGTAGAAGTGGGAGCTCAGCAGGCCGTGAGGTGCTGCTCAACTTGCTTTTTG CGCTGGTGCTCGATCTAATTTTGGTGGCGGCAGCAAAAGGACTGGTAAAACGAAGGCGTCCGGCCCACAACAAGATGGACATGTTTGCCACTATCTCCGTGGATAAATACTCATTCCCATCAGGCCATGCTACCAGAGCTGCTTTAGTTTGCAGATTTATTCTACACCATCTTGTGCTAGCCCTCCCTCTGCGTGTGCTGGTTGTGCTTTGGGTTTTCATAGTGGGAATCTCCCGGGTCATGCTGGGAAGACACAATGTGACAGATGTTATCTTTGGGCTACTAATGGGCTACATGCAGTACAGCATGGTGGAGTATTTCTGGCTGTCTCCAGTCACTGCCCCTATTCTCTTTATGTTGTGGAGTTGA